Proteins encoded together in one Rossellomorea sp. y25 window:
- a CDS encoding organic hydroperoxide resistance protein, whose translation MEALYTAKATATGGRAGKVTSSDGVLDVGLAMPKSLGGSGAEGATNPEQLFAAGYAACFDSALNLVARQEKKKIESKVTAEVSIGKDTDGGFKLGVVLSVAVSGVELDEAKQLVEKAHGVCPYSKATSGNIDVELNTESL comes from the coding sequence ATGGAAGCATTATACACAGCAAAAGCAACAGCAACAGGTGGACGCGCCGGAAAAGTAACAAGCAGTGACGGAGTATTGGATGTCGGACTGGCAATGCCTAAATCACTTGGGGGTTCTGGAGCAGAAGGGGCAACGAATCCTGAACAATTGTTCGCAGCTGGATATGCGGCTTGTTTCGATAGCGCTCTTAACTTAGTGGCTCGTCAAGAAAAGAAAAAGATTGAATCGAAAGTAACAGCTGAAGTTTCCATTGGAAAAGATACAGACGGTGGATTCAAACTCGGCGTTGTGTTATCAGTAGCAGTAAGTGGTGTTGAATTAGATGAAGCGAAGCAATTGGTCGAAAAGGCACATGGAGTTTGCCCATATTCTAAAGCAACAAGTGGCAATATCGATGTTGAATTAAATACTGAATCACTTTAA
- a CDS encoding MarR family transcriptional regulator gives MKDPLLLENQICFKIYTAEREITKLYRGLLEEIGVTYPQYLALLVLWEDGTASVKELGRKLFLDSGTLTPMLKRMEANGLVERHRSVEDERSVVISLTQKGEAMKEKAACVPTRLLERLEMDGEELERLDQTLTTILGRLQGMRRE, from the coding sequence ATGAAAGATCCATTATTATTAGAAAATCAAATATGTTTTAAGATCTATACAGCAGAGCGGGAGATAACAAAGTTATATCGTGGGCTGCTTGAAGAAATCGGTGTGACTTATCCTCAATACCTTGCATTGTTAGTGCTTTGGGAAGATGGGACGGCATCTGTAAAAGAATTGGGGCGTAAATTGTTCTTAGACTCGGGAACGTTAACTCCGATGCTTAAAAGAATGGAGGCGAACGGGCTTGTCGAGCGTCACCGGTCAGTTGAAGATGAGCGGAGCGTCGTGATTTCTCTTACACAAAAAGGAGAAGCCATGAAGGAAAAGGCTGCTTGTGTTCCGACTCGATTGCTCGAACGATTAGAGATGGATGGGGAAGAGTTGGAGAGGTTGGATCAGACGTTAACCACGATATTGGGAAGACTGCAAGGTATGAGAAGAGAGTAG
- a CDS encoding response regulator transcription factor, whose protein sequence is MVNKVLLVDDEENIVDVCARYLMRDGYEVSTASNGIEAIQRYHTFQPDIVILDIMMPEMDGWQAAEKIREDSDTPIIMLTALGQEKDRIYGLTIGADDYVTKPFSPRELLLRVKNVLRRTNSTPKREAQREVLKWKDLLIDRDKRKVVAAGKEIDMTVKEFDLLTLLAEHPSQVFSKSQLLETLWGYEYLGDANTINVHIRRLREKIEEDPSEPQWIKTVWGIGYKFEGQQHYEN, encoded by the coding sequence ATGGTAAACAAAGTCCTGTTAGTAGATGATGAAGAAAATATTGTGGATGTATGCGCTCGGTATCTCATGAGGGATGGGTATGAAGTGAGTACTGCTTCTAACGGTATTGAAGCTATCCAACGGTACCATACATTCCAACCGGACATCGTGATCCTGGATATTATGATGCCTGAAATGGATGGGTGGCAGGCAGCTGAAAAGATCAGGGAAGACAGTGATACCCCCATCATCATGCTGACAGCTCTGGGACAGGAGAAGGATCGGATTTATGGGTTGACCATAGGTGCGGATGACTATGTCACCAAACCTTTCAGTCCACGGGAATTATTGCTCCGTGTCAAAAACGTATTAAGAAGGACCAATTCCACTCCAAAACGGGAAGCTCAAAGGGAAGTTCTTAAGTGGAAAGACTTACTTATTGATCGAGATAAACGAAAAGTAGTCGCGGCCGGGAAAGAAATTGACATGACTGTGAAAGAATTCGATTTATTAACCCTGTTAGCAGAGCATCCTTCACAGGTGTTCTCCAAGTCCCAACTGCTCGAAACCTTATGGGGGTATGAATATCTGGGTGATGCCAATACGATCAATGTTCATATTCGCAGGTTAAGAGAAAAGATAGAGGAAGATCCTTCTGAGCCGCAATGGATAAAAACCGTGTGGGGAATAGGTTATAAGTTTGAGGGGCAGCAGCACTATGAAAATTAG
- a CDS encoding nuclease-related domain-containing protein produces the protein MIGKEHQPPVIISKLEALLRRLSKYFVRRLEIESQLGKFKAGYSGELSLDFYLNNLPDKEYVILHDLRLQIKSSFIQIDTLILHRHFILILEVKNIAGDIYIDTNFNQMIRTLNGKTEVFPDPILQAYRQKVELERWLMENKCPTVPIEHLVVLTNPHTQIKNTTEEQVTQRLVRSAKLPFKIESYTHFYPIPSLTPKELSKMTKLLLKHHTPQTYDVLHQFNVSQTDIICGVYCVQCESAPMERMGGTWRCRSCKSVQKDAHVYSLRDYAFLIRPSITNREAREFLQLESPSATRKILQKMNLSTTGSTKDKRYDLTPLMEHPPSPPGKSIVKSSMKYNSRSQRTHRRTP, from the coding sequence TTGATCGGAAAAGAACATCAACCCCCTGTTATCATCTCAAAGCTTGAAGCCCTTTTAAGGCGATTGTCAAAATACTTTGTGAGAAGACTTGAAATAGAGTCTCAACTAGGTAAATTCAAGGCTGGATATAGTGGTGAGTTATCATTAGACTTTTATTTGAACAATCTTCCTGATAAAGAGTATGTTATCCTTCATGATCTTCGTCTACAAATCAAATCTTCCTTCATTCAAATTGATACGTTAATCCTTCATAGACATTTTATTCTTATTTTAGAAGTGAAAAACATTGCTGGAGATATCTATATCGATACAAACTTCAATCAAATGATTCGAACGTTAAATGGTAAAACAGAAGTGTTTCCAGATCCAATCCTGCAAGCGTACAGACAGAAGGTGGAGCTTGAAAGATGGTTAATGGAAAATAAATGTCCTACTGTACCAATAGAGCACCTGGTAGTACTTACGAATCCCCATACTCAAATAAAAAACACCACGGAAGAGCAGGTGACTCAAAGGCTGGTAAGAAGTGCGAAGCTTCCCTTCAAAATTGAAAGCTACACACACTTTTATCCAATCCCTTCATTAACTCCTAAAGAATTATCCAAAATGACCAAGCTTCTTCTTAAACACCATACACCTCAAACGTATGATGTTCTTCATCAATTTAACGTTTCACAAACAGATATTATTTGTGGTGTCTATTGTGTTCAGTGTGAATCCGCACCAATGGAGAGAATGGGTGGTACTTGGAGATGCCGCAGCTGTAAATCAGTACAAAAAGATGCTCATGTTTATTCGTTAAGAGATTATGCTTTTCTTATCCGGCCTTCTATTACGAACAGGGAAGCGAGGGAGTTTTTACAATTGGAATCCCCTTCAGCGACTCGTAAGATTTTACAGAAAATGAACCTATCAACAACTGGCTCAACCAAAGATAAAAGATACGACTTAACGCCCCTCATGGAGCATCCTCCTTCTCCCCCCGGAAAGTCAATAGTGAAGTCTTCAATGAAGTATAATTCCCGATCGCAGCGTACCCATAGAAGAACCCCATGA
- a CDS encoding DEAD/DEAH box helicase has protein sequence MTPLNDFTSLGIQPKYVNALKEQSISEPTPIQSETIPVLLNGEDVIGQAQTGTGKTMAFLLPMLSKIDPARDEIQSLIVTPTRELAIQVTAELNQILSSTEDDINVLAVYGGQDVEKQIKRLKNKAIHIVIGTPGRLLDHVRRETVDFSNVSFLVLDEADQMLHIGFFDEVEAIIRETPFTRQTALFSATMSKDIRKIGKRYMNNPHNVQIREKEKIVQEIQQEIVETTDRQKLDALSQTILDVQPFLGIIFCRTKRRVSKLLGDLKTRGFLVDELHGDLSQAKREGVMKKFRDAKLQLLIATDVAARGLDVEGVTHVFNYDIPQDVESYIHRIGRTGRAGKDGLAITFVALKDKQDLEMIEKGIGRSLPRRVVEVAPSKETADVHKGSNESAKDRREKNIQANKERKARSPRGGRSRNSDGGDSPRSRRSRREESSSRRGGDSASPSRGRQSRSSDSGKPRRNDSSGKRNSQGKSSLNRRGR, from the coding sequence GTGACCCCATTGAATGATTTTACTTCCTTAGGAATCCAACCTAAGTACGTCAATGCGTTAAAAGAACAATCGATTTCAGAACCAACACCGATCCAGAGCGAAACCATACCTGTTTTATTAAATGGTGAAGATGTGATCGGGCAAGCACAGACAGGAACGGGAAAAACGATGGCTTTTCTCCTGCCTATGCTTTCCAAAATTGATCCAGCGAGAGATGAGATCCAATCTCTTATTGTGACTCCGACGCGGGAGCTCGCAATTCAAGTAACCGCGGAGTTGAATCAGATTCTTTCTTCTACGGAAGATGACATAAATGTGTTAGCTGTGTACGGCGGCCAAGATGTTGAGAAGCAGATCAAGCGACTGAAGAATAAAGCGATTCATATCGTGATTGGGACACCTGGTCGTTTACTTGATCACGTTCGTCGGGAGACTGTGGACTTTTCAAACGTATCGTTCCTTGTACTGGATGAAGCGGATCAAATGCTTCATATCGGATTTTTCGATGAAGTCGAAGCGATTATTCGCGAGACTCCGTTTACCCGTCAAACCGCTCTATTTTCTGCGACGATGTCAAAGGATATCCGAAAAATCGGCAAGCGCTATATGAATAACCCTCATAATGTACAGATTCGCGAAAAAGAAAAGATTGTACAGGAAATACAGCAGGAAATCGTAGAAACGACGGATCGTCAGAAATTAGATGCCCTCAGTCAAACGATTCTTGACGTTCAACCGTTTTTAGGCATCATTTTCTGCCGAACGAAAAGAAGGGTCAGCAAGCTTCTGGGTGATCTGAAAACGAGAGGATTTCTGGTGGATGAACTACACGGTGACTTATCTCAAGCGAAACGAGAAGGTGTGATGAAGAAGTTCAGGGACGCGAAACTTCAGCTTCTTATCGCGACCGACGTGGCGGCTCGTGGTCTTGACGTTGAAGGAGTCACTCATGTGTTCAATTATGATATCCCTCAAGATGTGGAAAGCTATATTCACAGAATCGGACGTACAGGTCGTGCCGGAAAAGATGGACTTGCCATTACCTTTGTTGCACTGAAGGACAAGCAGGATCTTGAGATGATTGAAAAAGGCATTGGCCGTTCATTGCCTCGTCGTGTCGTGGAGGTGGCTCCTTCTAAGGAAACCGCCGATGTCCATAAGGGATCAAATGAAAGTGCGAAGGATAGACGTGAAAAGAATATCCAAGCGAATAAAGAGCGTAAAGCAAGGTCTCCACGTGGTGGCCGGTCTCGTAACAGTGACGGTGGTGATTCGCCACGCAGTCGTCGATCGAGAAGGGAAGAATCATCATCCCGACGTGGAGGAGACTCCGCCAGTCCCTCAAGAGGCAGACAATCCAGATCAAGTGATTCCGGCAAACCAAGAAGAAACGACTCCAGCGGTAAAAGAAACAGCCAGGGTAAATCCTCTTTAAATAGAAGAGGCCGCTAA
- the msrB gene encoding peptide-methionine (R)-S-oxide reductase MsrB, whose translation MKKVMMGIGLVLLLSLAAFFGPKLYASMTQKSLGSEPVKLDMVDEEHAVATFAGGCFWCMEPPFEKLDGVYSVISGYTGGEEKNPTYDEVSTKQTGHVEAVQIEYNPKVITYEQLLKVYWRQIDPTDNGGQFVDRGPQYVSGIFYHNEEQENIAQRSKQELADSGRFEEEIVTEIQPAKTFYKAEEYHQDYYKKNELSYKFYRNNSGRDDFLDEAWGEDRNIKLDTKPLYPSYTDEELKDRLTDIQYKVTQEDGTEKAFDNEYWDNKEEGIYVDIVSGEPLFSSKDKYKSGTGWPSFTRPLVEENIVEVEDRTLFMVRMEVRSKHADSHLGHVFDDGPEPTGLRYCMNSAALRFVPKDELEEQGYGEFVSHFEQMEGESS comes from the coding sequence ATGAAAAAAGTGATGATGGGAATCGGCCTGGTACTCCTATTGAGTCTGGCGGCTTTTTTCGGTCCTAAACTGTATGCAAGCATGACCCAGAAGTCATTGGGAAGTGAGCCGGTAAAGCTGGATATGGTGGATGAAGAACATGCGGTTGCGACCTTTGCAGGAGGATGCTTCTGGTGTATGGAACCACCTTTTGAAAAACTGGATGGCGTGTATTCCGTCATTTCCGGATACACAGGCGGTGAGGAAAAGAATCCAACCTATGATGAAGTATCTACGAAACAGACAGGACATGTGGAAGCCGTTCAAATTGAATATAATCCTAAAGTCATTACGTATGAGCAGCTATTGAAAGTTTACTGGAGACAAATCGATCCTACCGATAACGGTGGCCAATTCGTCGATCGGGGCCCACAATACGTGAGTGGTATCTTCTATCATAATGAAGAACAGGAGAATATAGCACAGCGATCAAAGCAGGAATTAGCAGACTCTGGGCGCTTTGAAGAAGAAATCGTCACAGAAATCCAACCTGCTAAAACCTTTTACAAAGCGGAAGAATATCACCAGGATTATTATAAGAAAAATGAATTAAGCTATAAGTTTTACCGAAACAACTCAGGAAGGGATGACTTCCTTGATGAAGCTTGGGGAGAAGACCGGAACATCAAGCTGGATACGAAGCCCCTTTATCCTTCCTACACAGACGAAGAATTAAAAGATAGACTTACAGATATCCAATACAAAGTGACCCAGGAAGACGGGACCGAGAAAGCATTTGATAATGAATACTGGGACAACAAAGAAGAAGGGATCTATGTGGATATCGTTTCAGGAGAGCCTCTTTTCAGCTCAAAAGATAAATATAAAAGCGGGACCGGCTGGCCCAGTTTCACTAGGCCCCTAGTTGAGGAGAACATTGTTGAAGTGGAAGATCGCACGCTATTCATGGTGCGGATGGAGGTAAGGAGTAAACACGCCGATTCTCACCTGGGTCATGTGTTCGATGATGGTCCAGAGCCAACAGGTTTAAGATATTGCATGAATTCAGCAGCCCTTCGATTTGTCCCGAAAGATGAGCTGGAAGAACAAGGCTACGGGGAGTTCGTTTCTCATTTTGAACAAATGGAGGGGGAGTCGTCTTGA
- a CDS encoding VOC family protein, with translation MKHQAAPYFSFSGEAKEALDYYKEVFEGEVLAVQTFGEADYPSPPEIADQIMHAHFKKGELSFMMSDSFPGHQPTVGNNISLVLELESEEEIDTYYRRLTEKGTVVMELQDTFWGAKYGKVKDPYGICWDLNYTKK, from the coding sequence ATGAAACATCAGGCTGCACCTTATTTTAGTTTTAGTGGCGAAGCGAAAGAAGCATTAGACTATTACAAAGAAGTGTTTGAAGGAGAAGTATTGGCCGTTCAGACTTTTGGTGAGGCCGATTACCCAAGTCCACCGGAGATCGCTGATCAAATCATGCATGCTCACTTTAAAAAAGGAGAGCTTTCCTTTATGATGTCAGATAGCTTTCCCGGTCATCAGCCAACGGTAGGAAACAATATATCCCTTGTCCTTGAGCTGGAAAGCGAAGAGGAAATCGATACTTATTACCGTCGGTTAACTGAAAAAGGAACTGTAGTAATGGAACTTCAAGACACGTTCTGGGGCGCTAAATATGGTAAGGTAAAAGATCCTTATGGCATCTGTTGGGACTTGAATTACACGAAAAAATAA
- a CDS encoding FAD-binding oxidoreductase, which produces MDLHNGRLYWPTTLKDKKRSFDKHYDVAIIGGGMSGALCAYSLTEAGLNVAIIEKRSMASGSSSANTGLLQFSNDIMLHDLIDQIGEKKAVRFYKLCMEAIGNLEQVAMNLPVSPEFIRRKSIYYASTTRHVSKLKKEYKTLKEHGFPVEYWSKKEIKQRLPFSKPGALITLGDAEVNPYRFVNGIIDYLKAGQKTTIFENLEAGWVEEDADGVNIHTSEDIIQASHLVHATGYETPPIDKKIGTDINRSYAIATEPIEDLSQWHERALIWETKRPYLYMRTTVDNRIIAGGLDEDPPHAPQSEKKIEKRGKQIEKEVQKLFPDLTIKMDFAWGASFGESLDNLPYIGKHPEKERTYYLLGYGGNGTVYSMLGAHILRDLILNRPNQDADIVRLDR; this is translated from the coding sequence ATGGATCTGCATAATGGCCGCTTGTATTGGCCAACTACATTAAAAGATAAAAAAAGAAGCTTTGATAAACATTATGATGTAGCCATTATCGGGGGAGGAATGTCCGGGGCATTATGTGCCTATTCACTTACAGAAGCGGGTTTGAACGTTGCAATCATTGAAAAGCGGAGTATGGCTTCAGGGAGTTCATCCGCTAATACAGGATTACTGCAATTTTCCAACGATATCATGCTACATGATCTGATTGATCAAATTGGAGAAAAGAAAGCTGTCCGTTTTTATAAGCTATGTATGGAAGCGATCGGAAACCTTGAACAAGTGGCAATGAATTTACCAGTGTCACCTGAATTTATAAGGAGAAAAAGCATCTACTATGCGAGTACTACCCGACATGTATCTAAACTAAAAAAAGAATATAAAACACTAAAGGAACATGGCTTTCCAGTAGAATATTGGTCTAAAAAAGAAATCAAACAGCGATTGCCTTTTTCAAAACCGGGAGCTTTGATTACCCTTGGAGATGCCGAGGTAAATCCTTACCGATTTGTGAACGGCATAATCGACTATTTAAAGGCAGGTCAAAAGACAACAATCTTTGAAAATCTTGAAGCTGGCTGGGTAGAAGAGGATGCTGACGGTGTCAACATTCATACTTCTGAAGATATTATTCAGGCATCCCACTTGGTCCATGCAACCGGGTATGAAACCCCTCCGATCGATAAGAAAATTGGCACTGATATCAATCGATCTTATGCCATTGCCACTGAACCCATTGAAGATTTATCCCAATGGCATGAACGAGCTCTGATTTGGGAGACAAAACGTCCTTACTTATATATGCGCACCACAGTGGATAACCGAATCATCGCAGGAGGATTGGATGAAGATCCACCTCACGCACCTCAAAGTGAGAAGAAAATAGAAAAACGCGGAAAACAAATTGAAAAAGAGGTTCAAAAACTATTTCCTGACCTCACTATCAAAATGGACTTTGCGTGGGGAGCAAGCTTCGGAGAGTCATTGGACAACCTCCCTTATATCGGTAAGCATCCTGAAAAAGAACGAACATATTACTTATTAGGATACGGTGGGAACGGCACGGTTTATAGTATGCTTGGGGCTCACATCCTCCGTGACCTCATATTAAACCGTCCAAACCAGGACGCAGACATCGTTAGATTAGACAGGTGA
- a CDS encoding HAMP domain-containing sensor histidine kinase, with product MKIRTLLILANTISLSVILVFLTISYVQMFISTNIIILLSLITLGAGILSFAVNLMITSPLLKSVKQMSKEAERMAKGDFDVKVTEGGPQEIKELAANFNHMSTKIEAMFDEIRESEKFKSELIANVSHDLRTPLSSIHSFVAALNDDIIEDQEARKRYYETILSETEKLGHLIEEVLEFSQLENRKLPWNPHPTPIDKLLIETIQQFERVLQEKHVEVKVEYDDLLPLVSLMPVQIKRVMTNLIQNALSFSPDQTTLYIRAVKGGGMMRFSVTDEGKGVPLEEQGSIFQRFYRVEKSRNKASGGSGLGLSICKEIVELHGGDIGVESDGKSGSTFWFRLPLEISKEERR from the coding sequence ATGAAAATTAGAACCCTCCTTATTTTAGCCAACACGATTTCTCTCTCCGTAATCTTAGTATTTCTCACAATCTCGTATGTTCAGATGTTTATCTCAACCAATATCATCATCCTGCTTTCCCTTATTACACTTGGGGCGGGGATCCTTTCCTTTGCAGTGAATTTGATGATCACATCGCCTTTGTTAAAATCTGTAAAGCAGATGAGCAAAGAAGCAGAGCGGATGGCTAAAGGTGACTTTGATGTGAAGGTGACAGAAGGCGGACCTCAGGAAATCAAAGAGCTCGCTGCTAACTTTAATCATATGTCCACTAAAATAGAAGCAATGTTCGACGAAATAAGGGAATCAGAGAAGTTCAAGAGTGAACTGATCGCGAATGTTTCCCATGATCTCAGAACACCTTTATCATCGATTCATTCCTTTGTTGCTGCTTTAAACGATGACATTATCGAAGATCAGGAAGCGCGAAAGAGATATTACGAAACCATTTTGTCAGAAACAGAAAAACTGGGTCATTTAATTGAAGAGGTATTGGAATTTTCACAGTTGGAAAACAGGAAGTTGCCATGGAATCCACATCCGACACCAATCGATAAACTCCTGATCGAAACCATTCAGCAGTTTGAACGGGTTTTACAAGAGAAGCATGTTGAAGTGAAAGTGGAATATGATGACCTTTTGCCCCTTGTTTCTTTAATGCCTGTTCAAATAAAAAGGGTGATGACCAACTTAATACAAAACGCATTATCCTTTTCGCCTGACCAAACGACGCTGTATATTAGGGCTGTCAAAGGTGGGGGGATGATGAGGTTTTCGGTTACAGACGAAGGAAAAGGAGTTCCTCTTGAAGAGCAGGGATCGATTTTTCAACGTTTTTACCGGGTGGAGAAGTCTCGAAATAAAGCAAGTGGAGGGTCTGGATTAGGACTTTCCATCTGCAAAGAAATTGTTGAACTTCATGGTGGGGATATCGGAGTCGAAAGTGATGGTAAGTCGGGCAGCACCTTTTGGTTCAGGTTACCTTTAGAAATAAGTAAGGAGGAGAGACGATGA
- a CDS encoding Crp/Fnr family transcriptional regulator: protein MNRATSVRSASAISDLPGKLVNYSIKEVIFQPFSLSKNLYRIQTGKVKLYKNSEDGRKIILTMLGEGEFFSNIACFSLDDEGVYAEASDDTILTVISHKQLDSLSVTKPAFLAELFFTFNQHMKQRNMFLERIMHAPVKERILYLMSFLMKNFGEKQGRFMKITVPLTHQDIASFIGSTRETVTSLTKELITEGHLQKKDKHYLVMGGTDL from the coding sequence TTGAATAGAGCAACCTCAGTACGATCTGCTTCAGCCATCAGTGATCTTCCTGGAAAGCTCGTAAACTACTCAATAAAAGAAGTAATCTTTCAACCTTTTTCACTTAGTAAAAATCTGTACAGGATTCAAACAGGGAAAGTAAAGCTATATAAAAACAGTGAGGATGGACGTAAAATCATCCTCACCATGCTGGGTGAGGGAGAATTCTTCAGTAACATAGCGTGTTTCAGCTTAGACGACGAGGGAGTTTATGCAGAAGCTAGCGATGACACGATCTTAACAGTCATCTCCCATAAACAACTGGATAGCTTAAGTGTAACGAAACCTGCTTTTCTTGCAGAGCTCTTCTTCACCTTCAATCAACATATGAAACAACGAAACATGTTCCTCGAACGCATCATGCACGCACCCGTCAAAGAAAGGATCCTTTATCTCATGTCATTCCTCATGAAGAACTTTGGAGAAAAACAGGGGAGATTCATGAAAATAACGGTCCCCCTTACCCACCAGGACATCGCAAGCTTCATTGGCTCTACAAGAGAAACGGTCACCAGTCTCACAAAAGAGCTGATAACAGAAGGACACCTCCAAAAAAAAGATAAGCATTATCTTGTGATGGGAGGGACGGACCTTTAA
- a CDS encoding DM13 domain-containing protein, whose product MKRWMMGIAIAGALGVGWWLISPLFMDKVVNEEPVSSSSGSIMKDQGEHTMKETDSSSPDEMTNDTMKINELVGTFQGADENHEAKGIVSISDKNIRLENFEVTNGPDLYVYLVEEGQKTKEGISLGKLKGNIGNQNYEIPGDHSASSGMEIVIWCKQFNVDFGRAELGKAM is encoded by the coding sequence ATGAAAAGATGGATGATGGGAATAGCTATAGCAGGAGCTTTGGGAGTAGGATGGTGGCTGATCTCCCCATTGTTTATGGATAAGGTCGTGAACGAAGAGCCAGTTTCATCGTCTTCCGGATCCATTATGAAAGACCAGGGAGAGCATACTATGAAAGAAACCGATTCATCTTCGCCAGACGAAATGACAAACGATACAATGAAAATAAATGAATTAGTCGGAACCTTTCAGGGAGCAGATGAAAATCACGAGGCAAAAGGGATAGTGAGTATATCAGATAAAAATATCCGATTGGAAAATTTTGAAGTGACCAATGGACCGGATCTTTACGTTTACTTAGTAGAGGAAGGTCAGAAAACCAAAGAAGGAATTTCCCTGGGTAAATTGAAGGGGAACATAGGCAATCAAAATTACGAGATTCCAGGAGATCATTCTGCATCATCAGGAATGGAGATTGTGATATGGTGTAAACAATTTAATGTGGATTTCGGTCGTGCTGAATTAGGTAAGGCGATGTAA
- a CDS encoding flavodoxin family protein, translated as MKVLALLGSTRKNGNSEYLAKKIVEGTDHTVVSLTDLHIEPIEDLRHSEGGFSPVDDDYEKLVQLIEEHDVLLFATPLYWYGMSGPMKNFFDRWSQYLRDERFNLKEELTKKKAYVVITGGSSAKIKGLPLVQQFNYIFEFVNMEFADYMIGAGVKPGEIVNDIAALEKAERWNALFK; from the coding sequence ATGAAAGTATTAGCCCTTTTAGGAAGCACACGAAAAAACGGCAACTCAGAATACCTTGCAAAAAAAATCGTAGAAGGAACCGATCACACTGTCGTATCTCTTACGGACCTGCATATTGAACCGATTGAAGACTTAAGACACTCTGAAGGTGGATTCTCTCCAGTCGATGATGATTACGAAAAACTCGTTCAATTAATAGAAGAGCATGACGTATTACTATTTGCTACACCTCTTTATTGGTACGGAATGAGCGGTCCCATGAAAAACTTCTTCGACCGCTGGAGTCAGTACCTGCGCGATGAGCGCTTTAACTTAAAAGAAGAGCTTACGAAGAAGAAAGCATATGTAGTGATTACCGGTGGAAGCTCAGCAAAGATTAAAGGCCTTCCCCTCGTACAGCAGTTCAATTACATCTTTGAATTCGTGAACATGGAATTTGCAGATTATATGATCGGTGCCGGAGTGAAGCCTGGAGAGATTGTGAATGACATAGCAGCCCTTGAAAAAGCTGAGCGTTGGAATGCATTATTTAAATAA